A region of Streptomyces paludis DNA encodes the following proteins:
- a CDS encoding cytochrome P450, with product MNVTTKTGLAHPPETAMPTDPGPFDCMPELLAAARVAPVVRIPYLGHHAWVVCDPELVRAALTHPQLAKDVSLVPDWMRRPGLMVGSQPDPEYARAMIMSDGEHHARIRRMHAPVLSPRNTEQWGARVSVKVDGFLDELERSHSGVSGEVNVVTAYTHRIPLAFISEMLGLPPEAERQLRAITDIMLYSSDYPARTEAVGALYGAAEGWVRDPAPLRDGVITGLLASSDGPDAAVTEGEVIVWTLGMIITGYETTGSLISASLYEALRRPAEERPRTDDDIRAWVEETLRVHPPFPHPTWRFATADIDLGGYLIPRGAPVQVSIAAANREPGEEADSFAADRQGQGHLTFGLGMHYCIGASLVRLEAQIAVRGFLRRFPRARLSEDTAVGWESEWMIRRMSVLPATLT from the coding sequence GTGAACGTCACGACGAAGACCGGCCTGGCGCACCCCCCCGAGACGGCCATGCCGACGGACCCGGGGCCCTTCGACTGCATGCCGGAGCTGCTGGCGGCGGCGCGGGTGGCGCCGGTCGTCCGGATCCCCTATCTCGGCCACCACGCCTGGGTCGTGTGCGATCCGGAGCTGGTACGGGCCGCGCTCACCCACCCCCAACTGGCCAAGGACGTCAGCCTCGTTCCCGACTGGATGCGCAGGCCGGGCCTGATGGTGGGATCGCAGCCGGACCCGGAGTACGCCCGCGCCATGATCATGAGCGACGGCGAGCACCACGCGCGGATCCGGCGGATGCACGCGCCGGTGCTGAGCCCGCGCAACACCGAGCAGTGGGGCGCGCGGGTCAGTGTCAAGGTCGACGGCTTCCTGGACGAGCTGGAGCGGTCCCACTCCGGTGTGTCCGGCGAGGTCAATGTGGTGACGGCCTACACCCACCGGATCCCGCTCGCCTTCATCTCCGAGATGCTCGGCCTGCCGCCGGAGGCGGAGCGGCAACTGCGCGCCATCACCGACATCATGCTCTACTCCTCCGACTACCCGGCGCGCACCGAGGCGGTCGGCGCGCTGTACGGGGCGGCCGAGGGCTGGGTACGCGACCCGGCGCCGCTGCGGGACGGGGTGATCACGGGGCTGCTGGCCTCCTCCGACGGGCCGGACGCGGCGGTCACCGAGGGCGAGGTCATCGTCTGGACCCTAGGGATGATCATCACCGGTTACGAGACGACCGGCAGTCTGATTTCCGCGTCGCTGTACGAGGCCCTGCGGCGCCCGGCGGAGGAGCGTCCGCGTACCGACGACGACATCCGGGCGTGGGTCGAGGAGACCCTCCGGGTGCACCCGCCGTTTCCGCACCCGACCTGGCGCTTCGCCACCGCCGATATCGATCTCGGCGGCTATCTGATCCCCAGGGGCGCTCCGGTGCAGGTCAGCATCGCGGCGGCGAACCGTGAACCGGGCGAGGAGGCCGACAGCTTCGCCGCGGACCGGCAGGGGCAGGGGCATCTCACCTTCGGTCTCGGTATGCACTACTGCATCGGTGCTTCGCTGGTCCGGCTGGAGGCGCAGATCGCGGTGCGCGGTTTTCTGCGCCGCTTCCCCCGGGCGCGGCTGAGCGAGGACACCGCCGTCGGCTGGGAGTCGGAGTGGATGATCCGCCGGATGAGTGTTCTGCCCGCCACACTGACCTGA
- a CDS encoding helix-turn-helix transcriptional regulator: MDNRSEVRAFLTSRRARITPQQAGLPAHTGNRRVKGLRREEVALLAGVSAEYYARLERGSLSGVSETVLDALSRALQLDEAERAHLDDLARTASTTRRPQRRRAPQAVRPSLQHLLDAMTEAPAFIRNGRLDILATNRLGRALYAPVLAGTARPVNLARYEFLSPGAADFLPELDRQAAGAVALLRTEAGRDPYNRDLTDLIGELSTRSEKFRTLWAAHDVRLHQTGVKHFRHPAVGELLLPFEALPIPTDPGLTLTALSAEPGTPSHDGLKLLASWAATLDQEGQEGGQDGPGGQDGPGGPPAVPTTGV, from the coding sequence ATGGACAACCGGAGTGAGGTACGCGCGTTCCTGACCAGCCGCCGCGCCAGGATCACGCCCCAGCAGGCAGGGCTGCCCGCCCACACCGGCAACCGGCGCGTCAAGGGACTGCGCAGGGAGGAAGTGGCGCTGCTCGCCGGTGTCAGCGCCGAGTACTACGCCCGGCTGGAGCGCGGCAGCCTCTCCGGCGTCTCCGAGACCGTCCTCGACGCGCTCTCCCGCGCCCTTCAGCTGGACGAGGCCGAGCGCGCTCACCTGGACGATCTCGCCCGTACCGCCAGCACCACCCGACGCCCGCAGCGCCGACGGGCCCCGCAGGCCGTCCGGCCCAGCCTCCAGCACCTGCTGGACGCCATGACCGAGGCGCCCGCCTTCATCCGCAACGGCCGCCTCGACATCCTCGCCACCAACCGGCTCGGCCGCGCCCTGTACGCCCCGGTCCTCGCCGGCACCGCCCGGCCCGTGAACCTCGCCCGGTACGAGTTCCTCAGCCCCGGCGCGGCGGACTTCCTGCCCGAGCTGGACCGCCAGGCCGCCGGGGCGGTGGCGCTGCTGCGCACGGAGGCGGGCCGCGATCCGTACAACCGGGATCTGACCGACCTCATCGGTGAACTCTCCACCCGCAGCGAGAAGTTCCGCACCCTGTGGGCCGCCCACGACGTACGGCTGCACCAGACCGGTGTCAAACACTTCCGCCACCCCGCGGTGGGCGAACTCCTGCTCCCCTTCGAAGCCCTGCCCATCCCCACGGACCCGGGCCTCACCCTCACCGCCCTGAGCGCCGAACCCGGCACCCCGTCCCACGACGGCCTCAAACTGCTGGCCAGCTGGGCCGCCACCCTCGACCAGGAAGGCCAGGAAGGTGGTCAGGACGGCCCGGGCGGTCAGGACGGCCCGGGCGGCCCGCCCGCCGTACCCACAACAGGAGTGTGA
- a CDS encoding LuxR C-terminal-related transcriptional regulator, producing MGPPARPLPPVRGRQQQLAQMNAHLHGVTSTRRSKVLLIEAARGAGKTRLLVEAVAVAGRNGVAVVSGASAAPEAYPGPSASGAIEAARARLREDAEQLSARPTVVALDDLHLANLPALTALCDLVVAYAGRPVLWLLAFASDRQSAPYEPVKTCLAGLQGRVPVEPVRELGPLPGDALAQLVADCAGAVPGPALLALAESVNGTPRAVIELVRGLMEDGDLRVVDGAARLRPGPPGGAPAGGVPAPVPKRFAAMIQRDLRSLAAPTVKALRLAAVLGSPFAPEDLSAMLGEAPAGLLAAVDEAVNRGILVCGERDLAFRGEPVWRVLLDSVPLPVRALLRRQAAELLLSRPDGVARAALQLAHIARPGDAEALRVIAEGSRRLLATDPSAAASLATRGMELLPPGHADRLRLGKTAVDAFIRAGAPDRAVTLAKETIEEAVRHTAASPPAASVPAASTPAASASAAPSPAPPPTAPAGGDIAALRASMSAALLLLGDARTARRVAGDALAARDGGFQQPEAVIAHLAASCLTGDSAAAGRAREILGAPDHHAPAVRVGAMAFHALGQWRAGHVGDALGILRGAVALDREGEDARLLDPRWFLASALIRTDEYEEASAVIRCSARTAGSGTGTPAVAVAALLRAPLRLAQGRLDEAEKEARSGVGADGSYLPVLAPQAWLVLTLVALRRGALTQAEDHIKSLEKGFPQDPSGPWWAARLLLNAQVAEARSGSLAATEVLAEIGADAGALRELVLEDPAAAAWCVRCALAADTPDIARAVVDTTEYLRTRNGCVPAVLAAAAHARALAEGDADAVARAGRLHRNPWARAAAAEDHAGLLLARGARGDRETAIGELDRAMSGYGALGGERDAARVRARLRGLGVRRRHWTHTERPVSGWESLTKTERKVAELVADGLTNQQAAHHLFISPHTVGFHLRQIYRKLGIRSRMALTRFTA from the coding sequence ATGGGTCCTCCCGCACGACCGTTGCCGCCGGTGCGCGGCCGGCAGCAGCAGCTGGCGCAGATGAACGCGCATCTGCACGGCGTGACAAGTACCCGGCGGAGCAAGGTCCTTCTGATCGAGGCCGCGCGCGGCGCGGGCAAGACCCGGCTGCTCGTGGAAGCCGTCGCGGTCGCGGGCCGAAACGGCGTCGCGGTTGTCAGCGGTGCCTCGGCCGCTCCCGAGGCGTACCCCGGGCCGAGCGCCTCCGGTGCGATCGAGGCGGCGCGGGCGCGGTTGCGTGAGGACGCGGAGCAGCTTTCCGCGCGTCCCACCGTCGTCGCGCTCGACGATCTGCATCTGGCGAACCTGCCCGCCCTGACGGCGCTGTGCGATCTCGTCGTGGCGTACGCGGGCCGGCCGGTGCTCTGGCTGCTCGCCTTCGCCTCGGACCGTCAGTCCGCGCCGTACGAGCCGGTGAAGACCTGTCTCGCCGGGCTCCAGGGCAGAGTCCCGGTGGAGCCGGTACGGGAGCTGGGCCCGCTGCCCGGGGACGCGCTGGCGCAGCTGGTCGCCGACTGCGCCGGAGCCGTCCCCGGGCCGGCGCTCCTCGCGCTCGCGGAGAGCGTCAACGGCACCCCCCGCGCGGTGATCGAGCTGGTGCGCGGGCTCATGGAGGACGGCGACCTACGCGTGGTCGACGGCGCCGCGCGGCTGCGTCCCGGCCCACCCGGCGGCGCCCCGGCGGGAGGCGTGCCCGCGCCCGTGCCGAAGCGCTTCGCCGCCATGATCCAGCGGGATCTCCGGTCGCTCGCCGCGCCCACCGTCAAGGCCCTCAGACTGGCCGCGGTGCTCGGCTCGCCGTTCGCGCCGGAGGATCTGTCGGCCATGCTCGGCGAAGCGCCGGCCGGGCTGCTGGCCGCGGTGGACGAAGCGGTCAACCGAGGGATTCTGGTCTGCGGCGAGCGCGACCTCGCGTTCCGCGGCGAGCCGGTCTGGCGGGTGCTGCTCGACTCCGTGCCGCTCCCCGTACGCGCCCTGCTGCGCCGGCAGGCGGCGGAGCTGCTGCTGTCGCGCCCAGACGGGGTCGCCCGCGCCGCCCTCCAGCTGGCGCACATCGCCCGGCCCGGCGACGCCGAGGCGCTGCGCGTCATCGCCGAGGGATCCCGCCGCCTGCTGGCCACCGACCCGTCGGCCGCGGCCTCCCTCGCGACCCGTGGCATGGAGTTGCTGCCCCCCGGCCACGCCGATCGGCTGCGGCTCGGGAAGACCGCGGTGGACGCCTTCATCAGGGCGGGCGCCCCGGACCGGGCGGTCACCCTGGCCAAGGAGACGATCGAGGAGGCCGTACGGCACACGGCGGCGTCGCCCCCGGCGGCGTCAGTGCCCGCGGCGTCAACCCCGGCGGCGTCAGCCTCGGCGGCTCCCTCACCGGCACCCCCTCCCACCGCGCCCGCCGGTGGCGACATCGCCGCGCTGCGGGCCTCGATGTCGGCCGCGCTGCTGCTCCTGGGGGACGCGCGGACGGCCCGCCGGGTCGCGGGCGACGCGCTCGCGGCGCGGGACGGCGGATTCCAGCAGCCCGAAGCCGTGATCGCCCATCTCGCCGCCTCCTGCCTGACCGGCGACAGCGCCGCCGCCGGACGGGCGCGGGAAATCCTCGGCGCGCCCGACCACCACGCACCGGCCGTACGGGTCGGCGCGATGGCCTTCCACGCGCTGGGCCAGTGGCGCGCCGGCCATGTCGGCGACGCCCTGGGCATCCTGCGCGGAGCCGTCGCGCTCGACCGCGAGGGCGAGGACGCGCGGCTCCTCGATCCGCGCTGGTTCCTCGCCTCCGCGCTCATCAGGACCGACGAGTACGAGGAGGCGTCGGCCGTCATCCGGTGCTCCGCCCGGACGGCCGGTTCGGGTACGGGAACCCCGGCCGTCGCGGTGGCGGCCCTGCTCCGGGCGCCGCTGCGGCTCGCCCAGGGACGCCTGGACGAGGCCGAGAAGGAGGCGCGGTCCGGAGTGGGCGCGGACGGCTCGTACCTCCCGGTGCTCGCCCCGCAGGCGTGGCTGGTGCTGACCCTCGTCGCCCTGCGCCGGGGAGCGCTCACCCAGGCCGAGGACCACATCAAGAGCCTGGAGAAGGGCTTCCCCCAGGACCCCTCCGGCCCGTGGTGGGCCGCGCGCCTGCTGCTCAACGCGCAGGTGGCCGAGGCCCGTTCGGGCTCTCTGGCGGCGACGGAAGTGCTGGCGGAGATCGGCGCGGACGCCGGCGCGCTCCGCGAACTCGTCCTGGAGGACCCGGCCGCCGCGGCCTGGTGCGTCCGCTGCGCGCTCGCGGCGGACACCCCGGACATCGCGCGGGCGGTGGTCGACACGACGGAGTACCTCCGCACGCGCAACGGGTGCGTGCCCGCCGTGCTCGCCGCCGCCGCGCACGCCCGCGCGCTGGCCGAGGGCGACGCGGACGCCGTGGCCCGGGCCGGCCGGCTGCACCGTAACCCTTGGGCGCGGGCCGCGGCGGCCGAGGACCACGCCGGCCTGCTCCTCGCCCGGGGCGCGCGCGGCGACCGGGAGACCGCGATCGGCGAGCTGGACCGCGCCATGAGCGGCTACGGCGCGCTCGGCGGCGAGAGGGACGCCGCCCGGGTACGGGCCCGGCTGCGCGGGCTCGGTGTGCGGCGCCGGCACTGGACGCACACCGAGCGCCCGGTCTCCGGCTGGGAGAGCCTCACCAAGACCGAGCGCAAGGTCGCGGAGCTGGTGGCCGACGGGCTCACCAACCAGCAGGCCGCGCACCATCTGTTCATCTCCCCGCACACGGTGGGCTTCCACCTGCGGCAGATCTACCGCAAGCTCGGGATCCGCTCCCGGATGGCGCTGACCCGGTTCACGGCGTAA
- a CDS encoding (R)-mandelonitrile lyase — MEIIDQPATMKLPARMFTGDVWADVIHRGEEPSRVRVNMVRFAPGARTAWHRHGLGQTLHIVSGVALVGTRDGVIIEAHPGDTIGCPPGEEHWHGATPDRFMEHIALWEGDDVEWLEHVTDAEYDGPRTSTRTRTSG, encoded by the coding sequence ATGGAGATCATCGACCAGCCCGCGACCATGAAGCTGCCCGCGCGGATGTTCACCGGCGATGTCTGGGCGGATGTGATCCACCGGGGCGAGGAGCCCTCCCGGGTGCGGGTCAACATGGTCCGCTTCGCCCCCGGCGCCCGTACCGCCTGGCACCGCCACGGCTTGGGCCAGACCCTGCACATCGTGTCCGGAGTGGCCCTGGTCGGCACCCGCGACGGTGTGATCATCGAGGCGCACCCGGGTGACACCATCGGCTGCCCGCCCGGCGAGGAACACTGGCACGGCGCGACGCCGGACCGGTTCATGGAGCACATCGCGCTGTGGGAGGGCGACGACGTGGAGTGGCTGGAGCACGTCACCGACGCGGAGTACGACGGCCCGCGCACCAGCACCCGCACGCGTACCTCGGGCTGA
- a CDS encoding glycoside hydrolase family 1 protein encodes MTDPNTPSPFPASFLWGGATAANQIEGAHDKGGKGVSIQDVLPGGIFGPRTEGPTPENLKLEGIDFYHRYAEDIALFAEMGFSVFRFSIAWSRIFPNGDDELPNEEGLAFYDRVLDELEKHGIEPLVTISHYETPLALARKYNGWASRELIGFYERYVRVLFDRYGHRVKYWLTFNEINSVLHVPFMSGGIATPKEELSQQELFQAVHHELVASALATKIAREKAPDAKVGCMVIAMPLYPLTPHPSDALAVMKADHANLMFGDVHVRGAYPGYALRHLRENGIELDITDEDRELLTHTVDFVSFSYYMSICETADPELRKAGEGNILGGVQNPTLEASEWGWQIDPTGLRIVLNQFWDRWQKPLFIVENGLGARDELIEVDGRPTVEDDYRIAYLNDHLVQVGEAIADGVDVLGYTTWGCIDLVSASTAQLSKRYGFIYVDRDDDGSGTLARHRKKSFGWYADVIRSQGAGLVRGDGTP; translated from the coding sequence ATGACCGACCCGAACACCCCGAGCCCCTTCCCCGCGAGCTTCCTGTGGGGCGGCGCGACGGCCGCCAACCAGATCGAGGGCGCCCACGACAAGGGCGGCAAGGGCGTATCCATCCAGGACGTCCTGCCCGGCGGCATCTTCGGCCCGCGCACCGAGGGCCCCACGCCCGAGAACCTCAAGCTGGAGGGCATCGACTTCTACCACCGTTACGCCGAGGACATCGCCCTCTTCGCCGAGATGGGCTTCTCCGTCTTCCGCTTCTCGATCGCCTGGAGCCGTATCTTCCCGAACGGTGACGACGAGCTGCCCAACGAGGAGGGGCTGGCCTTCTACGACCGCGTCCTCGACGAGCTGGAGAAGCACGGGATCGAGCCGCTCGTCACGATCTCCCACTACGAGACACCGCTGGCGCTGGCGCGGAAGTACAACGGCTGGGCGAGCCGCGAGCTGATCGGCTTCTACGAGCGGTACGTCCGGGTGCTGTTCGACCGCTACGGCCACCGGGTGAAGTACTGGCTGACCTTCAACGAGATCAACTCGGTGCTGCACGTGCCCTTCATGAGCGGCGGGATCGCGACACCGAAGGAGGAACTCTCCCAGCAGGAGCTGTTCCAGGCCGTCCACCACGAACTCGTGGCCAGCGCGCTCGCCACCAAGATCGCCCGGGAGAAGGCGCCGGACGCGAAGGTGGGCTGCATGGTGATCGCCATGCCGCTGTACCCGCTCACCCCCCACCCCTCCGACGCGCTCGCCGTGATGAAGGCGGACCACGCCAACCTGATGTTCGGCGATGTCCACGTACGGGGCGCCTACCCGGGATACGCGCTGCGCCACCTGCGCGAGAACGGCATCGAACTCGACATCACCGACGAGGACCGCGAACTCCTCACGCACACCGTCGACTTCGTCTCCTTCAGCTACTACATGAGTATCTGTGAGACGGCCGACCCCGAGCTGCGCAAGGCGGGCGAGGGCAACATCCTGGGCGGGGTGCAGAACCCGACGCTCGAAGCCAGCGAGTGGGGGTGGCAGATCGACCCGACGGGGCTGCGCATCGTACTGAACCAGTTCTGGGACCGGTGGCAGAAGCCGCTGTTCATCGTCGAGAACGGGCTCGGGGCCAGGGACGAGCTGATCGAGGTGGACGGCCGGCCGACGGTGGAGGACGACTACCGCATCGCCTATCTCAACGACCACCTGGTCCAGGTCGGAGAGGCGATCGCCGACGGTGTCGACGTCCTGGGCTACACCACCTGGGGCTGCATCGACCTCGTCAGCGCCAGCACCGCGCAGCTGAGCAAGCGCTACGGTTTCATCTACGTCGACCGCGACGACGACGGCAGCGGAACCCTCGCACGCCACCGGAAGAAGTCCTTCGGCTGGTACGCCGACGTCATCCGCAGCCAGGGCGCCGGCCTGGTGCGGGGTGACGGGACACCGTAG
- a CDS encoding PTS transporter subunit EIIB, which yields MPALSGEQDPGPASGEPGPDALAILRGVGGRENVTRLTHCFVRLRFRLSDPDATDLDALRAHPLVAFAVWQADELHIAPRRDLFRLFAELREALGAAGTP from the coding sequence GTGCCGGCGCTTAGTGGCGAGCAGGACCCCGGCCCGGCCAGTGGCGAGCCGGGTCCGGACGCGCTCGCGATCCTCCGCGGTGTCGGCGGCCGGGAGAACGTCACCCGGCTGACACACTGCTTCGTACGCCTCCGGTTCAGGCTGAGCGATCCGGATGCCACCGACCTCGACGCGCTGCGGGCACATCCTCTCGTCGCCTTCGCCGTGTGGCAGGCGGACGAGCTGCACATCGCGCCCCGCCGTGACCTCTTCCGGCTGTTCGCGGAACTCCGCGAGGCGCTCGGCGCCGCCGGAACTCCCTGA
- a CDS encoding SDR family oxidoreductase, translating to MTPTYDFHGQVALITGAASGMGLATARAFAEAGAAVVLADLDERAVQHAAEGLAAAGHRAVGVVCDVTDEEQAAAMVDRAVATYGRLDMAFNNAGVQAPPSDAADETAADFDRVNAVNLRGVWAAQKHELRRMRQQDGGGAIVNCSSLGGLVGLPERAAYHASKHGVIGLTRSAAVEYAPRGIRINAVCPGVIDTPMVAGMLEGQAEAMAEIMKQQPIGRLGRPDEIAAAVLWLCSPAASFVVGVALPVDGGYTTH from the coding sequence ATGACCCCGACGTACGATTTCCATGGCCAGGTCGCCCTGATCACCGGCGCGGCCTCCGGGATGGGCCTGGCCACCGCCCGGGCCTTCGCCGAGGCCGGTGCGGCCGTCGTCCTGGCCGACCTCGACGAGCGGGCCGTCCAGCACGCGGCTGAGGGACTGGCCGCGGCCGGCCATCGGGCGGTCGGTGTCGTCTGCGATGTCACGGACGAGGAGCAGGCGGCGGCGATGGTCGACCGCGCGGTCGCGACGTACGGCCGTCTCGACATGGCGTTCAACAACGCCGGTGTGCAGGCCCCGCCCAGTGACGCGGCCGACGAGACGGCCGCGGACTTCGACCGTGTCAACGCCGTGAATCTGCGCGGTGTCTGGGCCGCCCAGAAGCATGAACTGCGCCGGATGCGGCAGCAGGACGGCGGCGGCGCCATTGTCAACTGCTCCTCCCTGGGCGGTCTGGTGGGTCTGCCGGAGCGGGCCGCCTACCACGCGTCCAAGCACGGTGTGATCGGTCTGACCAGGAGCGCCGCCGTCGAGTACGCGCCCAGGGGCATCCGGATCAACGCGGTGTGCCCCGGTGTGATCGACACCCCGATGGTCGCCGGGATGCTCGAAGGCCAGGCCGAGGCCATGGCGGAGATCATGAAGCAGCAGCCGATCGGACGGCTGGGCCGGCCCGACGAGATCGCCGCGGCCGTCCTGTGGCTGTGCAGCCCCGCCGCGAGCTTCGTCGTCGGTGTGGCTCTGCCCGTCGACGGCGGATACACCACACACTGA
- a CDS encoding aldo/keto reductase, whose protein sequence is MEYTRLGTTGLRVSRLALGCMSYGDPTAPRAHSWALTEDDAAPFFRQAVELGITFWDTANVYQAGTSEEFTGRAIREYSRREDIVLATKVRGRMHEGPGGEGLSRKAILEQVDASLTRLGTDYIDLYQIHRFDDDVPVEETMEALHDIVKAGKVRYLGASSMYAWQFAKLQHAADLGGWTRFASMQNQYNLLRRQDEPELMALCGDMGVGLVPYSPNGKGRLARPVGEQSPRSTTDHVVQAFDSRHDEPVIDAVQRLAEARGVSMAQIALAWVLRNPLVSAPIVGATRAHHLQQAVEALPLQLSDEEAAALEAPYTNAGPSWY, encoded by the coding sequence ATGGAGTACACCCGTCTCGGGACCACCGGGCTGCGAGTGAGCCGTCTCGCCCTCGGCTGCATGAGCTACGGCGACCCGACCGCCCCTCGCGCCCACTCATGGGCGCTGACCGAGGACGACGCCGCGCCTTTCTTCCGGCAGGCCGTCGAGCTGGGCATCACCTTCTGGGACACCGCCAACGTGTACCAGGCCGGTACGTCCGAGGAGTTCACCGGCCGCGCCATCAGGGAGTACTCCCGGCGCGAGGACATCGTCCTGGCCACCAAGGTGCGCGGGCGGATGCACGAGGGGCCGGGCGGTGAGGGACTGTCCCGCAAGGCGATCCTGGAGCAGGTCGACGCCTCGCTGACCCGGCTGGGCACGGACTACATCGACCTCTACCAGATCCACCGCTTCGACGACGACGTACCGGTCGAGGAGACGATGGAGGCACTGCACGACATCGTCAAGGCCGGCAAGGTCCGCTACCTCGGCGCCTCGTCGATGTACGCCTGGCAGTTCGCCAAGCTCCAGCACGCCGCCGACCTCGGCGGATGGACCCGCTTCGCGTCCATGCAGAATCAGTACAACCTCCTGCGCCGCCAGGACGAACCCGAACTCATGGCCCTGTGCGGGGACATGGGCGTGGGACTGGTGCCCTACTCCCCGAACGGCAAGGGCCGCCTGGCCCGCCCCGTCGGCGAGCAGAGCCCCCGCTCCACCACCGACCACGTCGTACAAGCCTTCGACAGCCGGCACGACGAGCCGGTCATCGACGCCGTCCAGCGGCTCGCCGAGGCCCGCGGTGTCTCCATGGCCCAGATCGCCCTCGCCTGGGTGCTGCGCAACCCCCTGGTCTCGGCGCCCATCGTCGGAGCCACCCGCGCCCACCACCTCCAGCAGGCCGTGGAGGCGCTCCCCCTCCAGCTCTCGGACGAGGAAGCGGCAGCACTTGAGGCGCCGTACACCAACGCCGGGCCGTCCTGGTACTGA
- a CDS encoding PRD domain-containing protein produces MRVKKIFNNNVVLGVDEHGAETVFLGRGVGFQVKPGDVVDADRVERQFVAQAMPAERLAALAAEIPLDEIAVMEEVVAAARARLGEKISEHVLLPLADHVHFALARARAGASIEYPLKWEIENLYPAETEMGTVALDIIERRLGVRMDRTEALPLALHFVNAQIGSGDIAATVEMTQWLRVALETIGEDFGVTIDQRSLAAARFVTHLRYLFLRARDGKQSPEVGDQVGDAVKNARPLEYACAERLAHRMEELFDWEVGREEILYLALHVSRLTGHTDRAERPRAGA; encoded by the coding sequence ATGCGCGTCAAGAAGATCTTCAACAACAACGTGGTGCTCGGGGTGGACGAGCACGGCGCCGAAACCGTGTTCCTGGGACGCGGGGTCGGCTTCCAGGTCAAGCCCGGCGACGTGGTGGACGCTGACCGTGTCGAACGTCAGTTCGTCGCACAGGCGATGCCCGCCGAGCGCCTCGCCGCCCTGGCCGCCGAGATTCCCCTCGACGAGATCGCGGTCATGGAAGAGGTCGTCGCCGCCGCCCGGGCCCGGCTCGGCGAGAAGATCAGTGAACACGTCCTGCTGCCCCTGGCCGACCATGTCCACTTCGCGCTCGCCCGGGCCCGCGCCGGAGCCTCGATCGAGTACCCGCTCAAGTGGGAGATCGAGAACCTCTACCCGGCGGAGACCGAGATGGGCACGGTGGCGCTGGACATCATCGAGCGGCGGCTCGGTGTACGGATGGACCGGACGGAGGCCCTGCCCCTCGCCCTCCACTTCGTCAACGCCCAGATCGGCTCCGGCGACATCGCGGCGACGGTGGAGATGACGCAGTGGCTGCGGGTCGCGCTGGAGACGATCGGCGAGGACTTCGGTGTCACGATCGACCAGCGCTCCCTCGCGGCGGCCCGCTTCGTCACCCATCTGCGCTACCTCTTCCTGCGCGCCCGGGACGGCAAGCAGTCGCCCGAGGTCGGTGACCAGGTCGGTGACGCCGTCAAGAACGCGAGACCGCTTGAGTACGCGTGCGCCGAACGGCTGGCGCACCGGATGGAGGAGCTGTTCGACTGGGAGGTCGGCCGCGAGGAGATCCTCTATCTCGCACTGCACGTCAGCCGTCTGACGGGGCACACCGACCGGGCGGAGCGGCCCCGTGCCGGCGCTTAG